One genomic segment of Mycolicibacterium psychrotolerans includes these proteins:
- a CDS encoding glutamate synthase subunit beta yields MADPHGFLEVAKVEAAKRPVDERVGDWREVYEQQDPHQRAGEVSQQARRCMDCGIPFCHSGSAGCPLGNLIPEWNDLVRRGRWDAASERLHATNNFPEFTGRLCPAPCEAACVLSIAEEQTGGSVTIKRIEQTIADQAWMDGTVEPQPAAIATGKRVAVVGSGPAGLGAAQQLTRAGHDVTVYERDDRIGGLMRYGIPEYKLEKATLNQRLAQMRAEGTRFVTECEVGVDVTIDALRAQYDAVVLAVGALRARDSGVEGRHLTGVHLAMEHLVPANKECEGDGPSPISAEGRHVVIIGGGDTGADCLGTAHRQGAASVTQLDYNPEPPEYRDDSQSPWPMWPVVLRTRLSPAHAEGGDRRYQVAVQRFLGDDEGNLRALEIAEVKVERDEAGRRRITPVGQSLEIPCDLALLAIGFDGVEHMPLLDGLGLTLTGRGTLRCGQDWQTDAPGVFVCGDAHRGASLIVWAIAEGRSAAHAVDTYLMGESDLPAPVRPGALPLAVI; encoded by the coding sequence GTGGCTGATCCGCACGGTTTCCTGGAGGTGGCGAAGGTCGAGGCCGCCAAACGTCCCGTCGACGAGCGGGTCGGTGACTGGCGTGAGGTGTACGAACAGCAAGACCCGCACCAGCGGGCCGGCGAGGTCTCTCAGCAGGCACGCCGCTGTATGGATTGCGGAATTCCATTCTGCCACAGCGGAAGTGCGGGCTGTCCGCTGGGCAACCTGATCCCGGAGTGGAACGACCTGGTGCGCCGGGGCCGCTGGGACGCGGCCAGCGAGCGGCTGCACGCCACCAACAACTTCCCGGAGTTCACCGGCCGGCTCTGTCCGGCTCCGTGTGAGGCCGCCTGCGTGCTGTCGATCGCCGAGGAGCAGACCGGCGGCAGCGTGACGATCAAGCGGATCGAGCAGACCATCGCCGACCAGGCCTGGATGGACGGCACCGTCGAGCCCCAGCCCGCCGCGATCGCCACCGGAAAGCGCGTCGCGGTGGTGGGATCCGGGCCCGCCGGGCTGGGGGCGGCGCAGCAGCTCACCCGTGCCGGCCATGACGTGACGGTCTACGAACGCGACGACCGCATCGGCGGCCTGATGCGCTACGGCATCCCGGAGTACAAGCTGGAGAAGGCGACGCTGAACCAGCGGCTGGCCCAGATGCGCGCGGAGGGAACACGTTTCGTCACCGAGTGCGAGGTCGGCGTCGACGTGACGATCGACGCGTTACGCGCCCAGTACGACGCCGTGGTGCTCGCGGTCGGCGCGCTGCGCGCCCGCGACAGCGGGGTCGAAGGCCGGCATCTGACCGGCGTGCACCTCGCCATGGAGCACCTCGTGCCTGCCAACAAGGAATGCGAGGGCGACGGGCCGAGTCCGATCTCGGCCGAGGGCAGACACGTCGTGATCATCGGCGGCGGTGACACCGGCGCAGACTGCCTGGGCACCGCACACCGGCAGGGCGCCGCGTCGGTGACCCAACTGGACTACAACCCCGAACCGCCCGAGTACCGCGACGACTCGCAATCGCCGTGGCCGATGTGGCCCGTCGTGCTGCGGACCCGGCTCTCGCCCGCCCACGCCGAAGGCGGCGACCGCCGCTACCAGGTCGCGGTGCAGCGGTTCCTCGGCGACGACGAGGGCAACCTGCGCGCCCTGGAGATCGCCGAGGTGAAGGTCGAGCGCGACGAGGCGGGCCGGCGCCGCATCACACCGGTGGGGCAGTCGCTGGAGATCCCGTGCGATCTTGCCCTGCTCGCGATCGGTTTCGACGGGGTCGAGCACATGCCGCTGCTGGACGGTCTCGGGCTGACGCTGACAGGGCGTGGCACGCTGCGCTGCGGTCAGGACTGGCAGACCGACGCGCCCGGCGTGTTCGTCTGTGGCGACGCTCACCGTGGCGCGTCGCTGATCGTCTGGGCCATCGCGGAGGGCCGCAGCGCGGCCCATGCGGTGGACACCTACCTGATGGGCGAGTCGGACCTTCCCGCGCCGGTCAGGCCCGGTGCGCTCCCGCTGGCCGTCATCTGA